In Oenanthe melanoleuca isolate GR-GAL-2019-014 chromosome 17, OMel1.0, whole genome shotgun sequence, one genomic interval encodes:
- the RPL35 gene encoding 60S ribosomal protein L35 isoform X2, with product MAKIKARDLRGKKKEELLKQLEDLKVELSQLRVAKVTGGAASKLSKIRVVRKSIARVLTVINQTQKENLRKFYKGKKYKPLDLRPKKTRAMRRRLNKHEENLKTKKQQRKERLYPARKFAIKA from the exons aT GGCCAAGATCAAGGCCCGAGACCTGCGcgggaagaagaaggaggagctgctgaagcaGCTGGAGGATCTGAAGGTGGAGCTGTCGCAGCTGCGCGTGGCCAAAGTGACCGGCGGGGCCGCCTCCAAGCTGTCCAAGAT CCGTGTGGTGCGCAAATCCATTGCCAGAGTGCTGACTGTCATCAACCAGACACAGAAGGAGAACTTGAGGAAGTTCTACAAG GGCAAGAAGTACAAGCCCCTGGATCTGCGGCCCAAGAAAACTCGGGCCATGCGGCGCAGGCTCAACAAGCACGAGGAGAACCTGAAGACCAAGAAGCAGCAGCGAAAGGAGCGTCTGTACCCAGCCAGGAAATTCGCCATCAAGGCATAg
- the RPL35 gene encoding 60S ribosomal protein L35 isoform X1: MAKIKARDLRGKKKEELLKQLEDLKVELSQLRVAKVTGGAASKLSKIRVVRKSIARVLTVINQTQKENLRKFYKGKKYKPLDLRPKKTRAMRRRLNKHEENLKTKKQQRKERLYPARKFAIKA; the protein is encoded by the exons ATG GCCAAGATCAAGGCCCGAGACCTGCGcgggaagaagaaggaggagctgctgaagcaGCTGGAGGATCTGAAGGTGGAGCTGTCGCAGCTGCGCGTGGCCAAAGTGACCGGCGGGGCCGCCTCCAAGCTGTCCAAGAT CCGTGTGGTGCGCAAATCCATTGCCAGAGTGCTGACTGTCATCAACCAGACACAGAAGGAGAACTTGAGGAAGTTCTACAAG GGCAAGAAGTACAAGCCCCTGGATCTGCGGCCCAAGAAAACTCGGGCCATGCGGCGCAGGCTCAACAAGCACGAGGAGAACCTGAAGACCAAGAAGCAGCAGCGAAAGGAGCGTCTGTACCCAGCCAGGAAATTCGCCATCAAGGCATAg